GTATGCGCTTGTGTTGTCGGTCATTAGTGTGGCGGCAGGACTCGTGATTGGATCGGAAATTTTAGTCTTTTATAGTGTGATTTTAGCCGTGATGATTGTTCTGTTTATGTATGTCGCGGGATCGCCAGCGATTACTGCGCCAATTGCGATCGGACTGTTACTTCTCCTTACATATGTACGAAATACTCCCAATGTAGATGTGTGGAATTTGTCTTTATCACTAGAAGCATCCACGTTTGTCGGGTTTGGTATTTTAATCGGATTGCTCGTTGTGGTGGAAGGGTTGTTAATTTCTAAAAAAGGCGACCAGCTCGTTTCTCCGCGATTAGAAGAGACAACACGTGGATTGAAAGCAGCGACCAATCGAATGAAACGATTGTGGTTAGTCCCAGTTGTAACGATTGTCCCAGTTGGACTTCTTCCAGACTGGTTACCGTATTGGCCAACATTTCACATGGGAGACGGAACATACGGACTTGTATTATTTCCGTTTGTAATTGGGTTTGCGTTAAAAGCGAAACATTCGTTACCAGTAACGGTAATACCTCGTTTTGGACAAGCGGTACTACTGATTGGTTTACTGATGGTGGCACTAAGTTTAAGCGGTTATTGGGTGAAAGGACTCGTATTTGCAGCGTTTATTCTAGGGTTTATTGGCCGAATAGGTTTGTCGATTTTCTTTGGAATAAAAGAACGTGCCGGTAATTATGCGGTTGCGCCAAAATCTGAAGGCGTTATGATTGTCGGTGTTCTTCCTGAATCTCCTGCTGAACGTATGGGACTTGTCGTTGGTGAGTGCATTCGAAAGGTGAATGGGCAACTCGTGACAAATGAGCAAGAATTGTACGAAGCGATTCAAATTAATGCAGCACATTGCCGTTTAGAAGTGCTCGATTTCAACGGGGAAGTTCGCCTTCGCCAACACGTGATCTATCGACACGATCATCACCGCTTAGGGTTACTGATTA
The Paenisporosarcina cavernae genome window above contains:
- a CDS encoding PDZ domain-containing protein, coding for MLVRAIGMEILQGIGWLFANPVFYLAILFAIVLGYVRVKNERKHFRIRLIDGWSELRGLVSETWVYALVLSVISVAAGLVIGSEILVFYSVILAVMIVLFMYVAGSPAITAPIAIGLLLLLTYVRNTPNVDVWNLSLSLEASTFVGFGILIGLLVVVEGLLISKKGDQLVSPRLEETTRGLKAATNRMKRLWLVPVVTIVPVGLLPDWLPYWPTFHMGDGTYGLVLFPFVIGFALKAKHSLPVTVIPRFGQAVLLIGLLMVALSLSGYWVKGLVFAAFILGFIGRIGLSIFFGIKERAGNYAVAPKSEGVMIVGVLPESPAERMGLVVGECIRKVNGQLVTNEQELYEAIQINAAHCRLEVLDFNGEVRLRQHVIYRHDHHRLGLLII